In one Sulfitobacter sp. LCG007 genomic region, the following are encoded:
- a CDS encoding MotA/TolQ/ExbB proton channel family protein gives MIIRRTEEPWVALAIAGKAAERGMGRSVGVPVAAFSRKTAVAALIAFSLGAAAMAQEPTQPPEIGVQLPALDAPVEFPGPDPSPRPAAGIAAPATTNPPLPAGSAAQTVSGVTASPVESADTNGDNGPEAPATQRSSEPVPGAASATGDVLAAMQGASDRVLTFLRNGGPAIWAIAALSVVTFALILWKAWRLALLGAWSRGKSGQAVEAYLRGDMPKALDLVDGRRGIRSQVMATTLRSLRHLSSDAAREETARVAKRQLASARDGLGALELIATVAPLLGLLGTVLGMIAAFQALQEAGSRADPALLAGGIWEALLTTAAGMAVAIPASAALTWFEAVVEQVRRDIEDNATRVFIASQTDRLKLAAE, from the coding sequence ATGATCATCCGCCGAACAGAAGAGCCGTGGGTCGCCCTTGCCATTGCCGGAAAAGCCGCCGAGCGCGGCATGGGTCGGAGCGTGGGGGTTCCGGTCGCGGCATTCAGCAGAAAAACCGCCGTTGCCGCCCTGATCGCGTTCAGCCTTGGTGCTGCGGCCATGGCGCAGGAGCCGACCCAACCGCCCGAGATCGGCGTCCAGCTGCCTGCGCTCGACGCGCCTGTCGAATTTCCCGGACCGGATCCATCTCCCCGGCCTGCCGCAGGGATCGCGGCGCCCGCCACGACCAACCCACCCCTGCCCGCCGGCAGCGCGGCGCAAACCGTTTCGGGCGTCACTGCCTCACCGGTGGAAAGCGCGGACACAAACGGCGACAACGGTCCGGAAGCCCCCGCAACCCAGAGGTCATCCGAACCGGTGCCCGGGGCTGCGTCAGCGACCGGCGATGTGCTTGCGGCCATGCAGGGCGCGTCCGACAGGGTGTTGACCTTCCTGCGCAACGGCGGCCCGGCGATCTGGGCGATCGCTGCCCTGTCGGTCGTCACCTTCGCCCTGATCCTGTGGAAGGCCTGGCGGCTGGCGCTTCTGGGAGCATGGTCGCGCGGCAAGTCCGGTCAGGCGGTGGAGGCCTATCTTCGCGGCGACATGCCGAAAGCCCTCGACCTTGTGGACGGGCGGCGCGGCATCCGCTCGCAAGTGATGGCCACGACCCTGCGCAGCCTGCGGCATCTTTCCAGCGACGCGGCGCGCGAGGAAACCGCACGCGTGGCAAAACGCCAGCTGGCGTCGGCGCGCGACGGGCTGGGCGCGCTGGAGCTCATCGCAACCGTCGCGCCCCTGCTGGGCCTTCTCGGAACCGTCCTCGGCATGATTGCCGCGTTCCAGGCCCTGCAGGAGGCAGGATCGCGCGCGGACCCTGCCCTGCTTGCCGGGGGCATCTGGGAGGCGCTGCTGACCACGGCGGCCGGCATGGCCGTCGCCATCCCCGCTTCGGCGGCCCTGACCTGGTTCGAGGCGGTGGTCGAGCAGGTGCGCCGCGACATCGAGGACAACGCGACACGCGTCTTCATCGCGTCTCAGACCGACCGCCTCAAGCTTGCGGCGGAATGA
- a CDS encoding ExbD/TolR family protein: MDLGVPPKRPRGESIVPMINVVFLLLIFFLMTSKLTQPEPFEVTPPVADSDMDVEAEAVLFVNRAGVVSFEGQEGAQAIAALAGRQEQPRVIRLRADSGLEAKRLASLLRDLSGAGLSSVELIVTRE; encoded by the coding sequence ATGGATCTCGGCGTTCCTCCCAAGCGGCCGCGCGGCGAATCCATCGTTCCGATGATCAACGTCGTGTTCCTGCTGCTGATCTTCTTTCTGATGACCTCGAAACTGACCCAGCCCGAACCGTTCGAGGTGACACCTCCGGTCGCGGATTCGGACATGGACGTGGAAGCGGAAGCGGTGCTTTTCGTCAATCGCGCGGGCGTCGTGTCCTTCGAGGGTCAGGAGGGGGCGCAGGCGATCGCCGCTTTGGCCGGCCGGCAGGAACAGCCTCGCGTCATCCGGTTGCGTGCCGATTCAGGGCTTGAAGCGAAAAGGCTCGCCAGCCTGTTGCGCGACCTTTCCGGAGCGGGCCTGTCGAGCGTCGAACTGATCGTGACGCGGGAATGA
- a CDS encoding Lrp/AsnC ligand binding domain-containing protein codes for MSSCVFIQIRCKPGTTYKVAEDIALHEIHSELYSTSGEYDLLMKLYIPEDADVGKFINDNLLVIPNIERSLTTMTFKVF; via the coding sequence ATGTCAAGCTGCGTCTTCATCCAGATCCGCTGCAAACCCGGAACGACCTACAAGGTCGCCGAGGACATCGCGCTGCACGAAATCCACTCGGAACTCTATTCGACGAGCGGCGAATACGATCTGCTGATGAAACTCTACATTCCCGAAGACGCGGACGTGGGAAAATTCATCAACGACAACCTTCTCGTCATTCCAAACATCGAGCGATCGCTCACCACGATGACCTTCAAGGTCTTTTGA
- the hisA gene encoding 1-(5-phosphoribosyl)-5-[(5-phosphoribosylamino)methylideneamino]imidazole-4-carboxamide isomerase, translating to MILYPAIDLKDGQAVRLLRGDMDKATVFSEDPAAQARAFVAAGCEWLHLVDLNGAFAGQPVNAAPVEAILAACDVPAQLGGGIRDMATIESWLNKGLARVILGTVAVENPELVREAARTFPGQVAVGIDARKGRVATKGWAEETDVDATDLARSFEDAGVAAIIYTDIDRDGAMGGPNVSATEALALAVSIPVIASGGVSSLDDLKALKATGIISGAISGRALYDGAIDLAEALAVLRS from the coding sequence ATGATCCTTTACCCCGCAATAGACCTCAAGGACGGCCAGGCCGTGCGGCTTCTGCGGGGCGACATGGACAAGGCCACCGTCTTCAGCGAGGACCCGGCGGCGCAGGCTCGGGCCTTCGTCGCGGCGGGCTGCGAGTGGCTGCATCTGGTCGACCTCAACGGGGCCTTCGCGGGCCAGCCGGTCAACGCGGCTCCGGTCGAGGCAATCCTCGCGGCCTGCGATGTCCCTGCCCAGCTCGGCGGCGGTATCCGTGACATGGCCACCATCGAGAGCTGGCTGAACAAGGGGCTCGCCCGGGTCATCCTGGGCACCGTCGCGGTCGAAAACCCGGAGCTTGTCCGCGAGGCGGCACGGACCTTTCCGGGGCAGGTCGCCGTTGGCATCGATGCCCGCAAGGGTCGCGTGGCGACCAAGGGCTGGGCCGAGGAAACCGACGTCGACGCCACCGATCTCGCGCGCAGTTTCGAGGACGCGGGTGTGGCGGCGATCATCTATACCGACATCGACCGGGACGGTGCCATGGGCGGGCCCAACGTGTCGGCAACCGAGGCACTGGCCCTGGCCGTCTCGATCCCGGTCATCGCCTCTGGCGGCGTGTCGTCGCTGGACGATTTGAAGGCTCTCAAGGCCACCGGGATCATTTCCGGAGCGATTTCGGGCAGGGCGCTTTATGACGGGGCGATCGACCTCGCCGAGGCACTGGCCGTCCTGAGATCCTGA
- a CDS encoding siderophore-interacting protein has product MTMSQHIEFAHHAETALPGLDPSRLRAAMLANAREHGLDVVERGEDELALLTVYGRCTLATRAGSARVVLDSPRPDWLFVLKDSLTEQVAALYAGGDAALRWSDALPEGSPPPNFQFVEIRATQPLGPDFIRITVGVEDLSAFGEDAIHFRLALPVAGDAQPQWPHIGSSGATIWPKGDKALHRPVYTVRRIDAARGELAFDLFVHAGGRATAWARSVGIGTRVGLTGPGGGGIPETRKIALYADETGFPAVARILEALPADATGTALLSARDGAACEYPIPEHPGIDLRWRAGWTSTQLAECAIAEQPSQVHPFLWFAAEKTGATKLRNWCKSHGIEQRDRYVAAFWTQDSRTEGKTPR; this is encoded by the coding sequence ATGACCATGTCCCAGCATATCGAGTTCGCGCACCACGCGGAAACCGCCCTTCCCGGACTCGATCCGTCGCGCCTGCGGGCAGCGATGCTTGCGAACGCCCGGGAACATGGGTTGGACGTTGTCGAGCGCGGCGAGGACGAGCTTGCGCTGCTGACGGTCTATGGGCGCTGCACCCTGGCCACGCGCGCGGGCAGCGCGCGTGTCGTCCTCGACTCGCCGCGACCGGACTGGCTCTTCGTGCTGAAGGATTCCCTGACCGAACAGGTAGCGGCCCTGTACGCGGGCGGGGACGCGGCCCTGCGATGGTCGGATGCCTTGCCCGAGGGAAGCCCGCCGCCGAACTTCCAGTTCGTCGAGATCCGTGCGACGCAACCGTTGGGACCGGATTTCATACGCATCACCGTCGGCGTAGAGGACCTTTCCGCATTCGGCGAAGACGCCATCCATTTCCGCCTTGCCTTGCCGGTTGCCGGTGACGCGCAGCCCCAATGGCCTCATATCGGCAGCAGCGGCGCGACAATCTGGCCGAAGGGCGACAAGGCGCTGCATCGGCCGGTCTACACCGTGCGCCGCATCGACGCTGCGCGCGGAGAGCTGGCATTCGATCTTTTCGTGCATGCCGGCGGGCGGGCGACCGCCTGGGCACGCTCGGTGGGCATCGGCACGCGGGTCGGACTGACCGGACCGGGCGGCGGCGGGATACCGGAAACCCGCAAGATCGCGCTTTATGCAGATGAAACCGGCTTTCCCGCCGTGGCCCGGATACTCGAGGCCCTGCCGGCGGACGCGACAGGCACGGCACTGCTGAGCGCGCGTGATGGCGCGGCCTGCGAATACCCGATCCCGGAGCACCCGGGCATCGACCTGCGGTGGCGGGCGGGATGGACATCGACGCAACTGGCCGAATGCGCCATCGCCGAGCAGCCGTCACAGGTGCATCCTTTCCTGTGGTTTGCCGCCGAAAAGACCGGCGCGACCAAGCTGCGGAACTGGTGCAAGAGCCATGGCATCGAACAGCGCGATCGTTATGTCGCCGCGTTCTGGACACAGGACTCCCGGACAGAAGGAAAGACACCGCGATGA
- a CDS encoding phosphoribosyl-ATP diphosphatase, which produces MTLDDLYATILSRKSADPDSSWTAQLLSKGPEKCAEKFGEEAIEAIIEAVKGDRERLTSEAADVLYHLLVMLAARDVTLEAVLEELSARQARSGLAEKAART; this is translated from the coding sequence ATGACGCTCGACGATCTCTACGCCACCATCCTGTCGCGCAAGTCCGCCGACCCGGACAGCAGCTGGACAGCCCAGCTTCTGTCGAAGGGCCCCGAAAAATGCGCCGAGAAGTTCGGCGAAGAGGCAATCGAGGCGATCATCGAGGCTGTGAAGGGCGACCGCGAACGGCTGACATCCGAGGCCGCCGATGTGCTTTACCACCTTCTGGTCATGCTGGCCGCGCGCGACGTCACGCTCGAGGCCGTGCTGGAAGAGCTGTCCGCCCGGCAGGCGCGCTCGGGACTCGCCGAGAAGGCCGCGCGGACATAA
- a CDS encoding FecCD family ABC transporter permease: MMRTLRLGPVSCVVQRRPLVAALGLMCLVALCAGAALLSGTYPITPSGVWQALTGRTDAVSAMIVLDHRLPRIVTAIGAGAALGLAGTMFQTMMRNPLAAPDIIGFTAGANAGALLAVLLTGGMILTGALAGGAATALAVVALAWRDGLDIHRLILVGIGVSLSLGAAADLLLSYTDENTAADMARWLTGTLHARSLHDAALVWGGLAVLSPFIVWLSFPLARLALSDDTVAALGLALAPLRLAVTTLAVCLVALAVSVAGPLPFVSFVAGPIARRLTGGGAPALLAAALTGAAVTLGADLAARSIPMVRLPAGIFTAMVGAPVLVWLLWVQTRKGRL; the protein is encoded by the coding sequence ATGATGCGGACACTGCGGCTGGGTCCCGTTTCCTGCGTCGTCCAGCGCCGGCCCCTGGTCGCCGCGCTGGGGCTGATGTGCCTCGTCGCGCTATGTGCCGGCGCAGCGCTGTTGAGCGGCACCTATCCGATCACACCGTCGGGTGTGTGGCAGGCCCTGACCGGGCGCACCGATGCGGTATCTGCCATGATCGTGCTGGATCATCGCCTGCCACGGATCGTGACCGCGATCGGGGCCGGTGCGGCACTGGGGCTTGCCGGCACGATGTTCCAGACCATGATGCGCAACCCGCTGGCGGCGCCGGACATCATCGGCTTCACCGCGGGCGCGAATGCTGGCGCGCTGCTTGCCGTATTGCTCACCGGCGGAATGATCCTGACCGGCGCACTGGCCGGCGGCGCCGCGACCGCCCTGGCCGTCGTGGCACTTGCCTGGCGCGACGGTCTCGACATCCACCGCCTGATCCTCGTCGGGATCGGCGTCAGCCTGTCGCTCGGCGCCGCCGCGGACCTGCTGCTCAGCTACACCGACGAGAACACGGCGGCAGACATGGCGCGCTGGCTCACGGGTACGCTGCATGCGCGCAGCCTGCACGACGCCGCCCTCGTCTGGGGCGGTCTGGCGGTCCTGTCGCCCTTCATCGTCTGGCTGAGCTTTCCGCTCGCGCGTCTTGCGCTCTCGGACGATACGGTCGCGGCGCTCGGCCTGGCGCTGGCCCCGCTGCGGCTGGCGGTCACCACCCTCGCCGTCTGCCTCGTCGCCCTCGCGGTAAGCGTCGCGGGGCCCCTTCCCTTCGTCTCCTTCGTCGCCGGACCCATCGCGCGGCGACTGACCGGGGGCGGCGCGCCGGCCCTGCTTGCCGCCGCGCTGACCGGAGCGGCGGTCACGCTCGGGGCCGACCTGGCGGCGCGCAGCATCCCGATGGTGCGGCTGCCCGCAGGGATCTTCACCGCGATGGTCGGCGCGCCCGTACTGGTCTGGCTGCTCTGGGTCCAGACGCGGAAGGGGCGGCTGTGA
- the hisH gene encoding imidazole glycerol phosphate synthase subunit HisH, whose product MLTVLIDYESGNLHSAHKAFERMARETDAGEVVVTSDADVVARADRIVLPGDGAFPACMAALKGHGGLFAAMVEAVEVRGRPFMGICVGMQLMARMGHEYADTDGLGWVAGEVERIEPSERSLKVPHMGWNDLVIDQPHPVFEGIQTGDHAYFVHSFHMALDDPEDRLAHVDYGGPVTAVVGQGTRIGLQFHPEKSQATGLRMIANFLTWKP is encoded by the coding sequence ATGCTGACGGTCCTGATCGACTACGAAAGTGGCAACCTGCACTCCGCGCACAAGGCTTTCGAACGCATGGCGCGCGAAACGGACGCGGGCGAGGTGGTCGTGACCTCGGATGCGGATGTTGTGGCTCGGGCCGACCGGATCGTGCTTCCGGGCGATGGCGCGTTCCCGGCCTGCATGGCGGCGCTGAAGGGGCACGGCGGGCTCTTTGCCGCGATGGTCGAGGCGGTGGAAGTGCGGGGGAGGCCCTTCATGGGCATTTGCGTGGGCATGCAGCTCATGGCGCGGATGGGCCATGAATATGCTGACACCGACGGGCTCGGCTGGGTCGCGGGCGAGGTTGAGCGGATCGAGCCCTCCGAGCGCAGCCTCAAAGTGCCGCATATGGGCTGGAACGATCTCGTCATCGACCAACCGCACCCTGTATTCGAGGGCATCCAGACCGGGGATCACGCCTATTTTGTCCACTCCTTCCACATGGCGCTTGACGATCCGGAGGACCGGCTTGCCCATGTGGATTACGGCGGTCCCGTCACGGCGGTAGTCGGGCAGGGGACGCGCATCGGTTTGCAGTTCCACCCAGAGAAAAGTCAGGCGACGGGCCTTCGGATGATCGCGAACTTCCTGACCTGGAAGCCCTGA
- the rlmB gene encoding 23S rRNA (guanosine(2251)-2'-O)-methyltransferase RlmB, with product MKKPKWVVQKEQDRKASERETVWLFGLHAVRDALVNPKREKLRLVVTLNAQDKLAEAIAEAAIEPEVVDPRRFSAPLDPGSVHQGAALEVKPLSWGSLAEVCIGAEAPRVILLDRVTDPHNVGAILRSAEVLGASAVIGTRHHSAPETGALAKAASGALERQPYLRVRNLAETIRELQDMGYLVLGLAGEATRSIEEAVEGRRDAAVALVLGAEGPGLREKTRETVDGLVRIDAAGAFGSLNVSNAAAIALYASRRGGLSR from the coding sequence ATGAAAAAACCGAAATGGGTCGTGCAGAAGGAACAGGATCGCAAGGCCTCCGAACGCGAGACGGTCTGGCTTTTCGGACTGCATGCGGTGCGCGATGCGCTGGTCAATCCGAAGCGCGAGAAGCTGCGCCTCGTCGTGACGCTCAACGCGCAGGACAAGCTGGCCGAGGCGATCGCCGAAGCCGCCATCGAGCCAGAGGTCGTCGATCCGCGCCGATTCAGCGCGCCCCTCGATCCCGGATCGGTCCACCAGGGCGCGGCGCTCGAGGTCAAACCCCTGTCCTGGGGCAGTCTGGCCGAGGTCTGCATCGGCGCCGAAGCGCCGCGTGTCATCCTGCTCGACCGGGTGACGGACCCGCACAACGTGGGCGCGATCCTGCGCTCGGCCGAGGTCCTGGGCGCCTCGGCGGTCATCGGCACCCGCCACCATTCGGCACCGGAGACCGGCGCGCTGGCAAAGGCGGCCAGCGGCGCGCTCGAGCGCCAGCCCTACCTGCGCGTGCGCAACCTCGCCGAGACGATCCGCGAGTTGCAGGACATGGGATATCTCGTGCTCGGTCTCGCCGGAGAAGCGACTCGTTCCATCGAGGAGGCGGTGGAGGGTCGTAGGGATGCGGCCGTCGCGCTGGTGCTTGGCGCCGAGGGCCCGGGACTGCGCGAGAAGACCCGCGAGACGGTGGATGGGCTGGTGCGAATCGATGCCGCGGGTGCATTCGGCTCTCTCAACGTATCGAACGCCGCAGCCATCGCGCTTTATGCCAGCCGTCGCGGCGGTCTTTCACGCTGA
- a CDS encoding ABC transporter ATP-binding protein: MSQTHSRCRLRADRISVDYPGRQVLDALSLYIPDGKVTAIVGPNACGKSTLLRALARLLPVNGGQVTLDDQAITRLRSRAVARQLAVLPQSPLAPEGLTVQDLVRRGRTPHQSPLRQWSGADAEAVDRALRLTGLHEISHRSLDTLSGGQRQRAWIAMALAQDTSLLLLDEPTTYLDLPHQIDLLALIRKLNRDTGLTVAMVLHDINLAARFADHMVTLRNGGICHQGPPAEVVTVEMMQEIFSLPCTVIADPVHGHPHVIPA, translated from the coding sequence ATGTCGCAGACCCATTCCCGTTGCCGTCTTCGAGCCGATCGGATCTCGGTCGACTATCCCGGCCGACAGGTGCTCGACGCCCTGTCACTGTATATTCCGGATGGCAAGGTGACGGCCATCGTCGGGCCGAACGCCTGCGGCAAGTCCACCCTGCTGCGCGCGCTGGCCCGGCTTCTTCCCGTGAACGGCGGCCAGGTCACGCTTGACGATCAGGCCATCACGCGCCTGCGCTCGCGCGCCGTCGCCCGGCAACTCGCGGTCCTGCCGCAGTCGCCCCTGGCGCCGGAGGGGCTGACGGTGCAGGACCTGGTGCGACGAGGCCGGACGCCTCACCAGTCGCCCTTGCGTCAGTGGTCGGGCGCCGATGCCGAGGCGGTGGACCGCGCGCTGCGTCTGACGGGACTTCACGAGATCAGCCATAGATCGCTCGACACGCTCTCAGGAGGGCAGCGGCAGCGCGCGTGGATCGCCATGGCGCTCGCGCAGGACACCAGCCTGCTGCTGCTCGACGAGCCGACGACCTATCTCGATCTGCCGCATCAGATCGACCTTCTCGCGCTGATACGCAAGCTCAACCGCGACACGGGCCTGACCGTCGCGATGGTGCTTCACGACATCAACCTCGCGGCGCGCTTTGCCGATCACATGGTCACGCTCAGGAACGGCGGGATATGCCATCAGGGACCGCCCGCCGAGGTCGTCACCGTCGAGATGATGCAGGAGATCTTCTCGCTGCCCTGCACCGTGATCGCCGATCCGGTTCACGGCCATCCCCATGTCATTCCGGCCTGA
- a CDS encoding CoA-binding protein — protein MTYSDELLRSILTRTRRIAVVGVSMNPVRPSYYVARYLALKGFEVVPVNPGHAGERLFGQDVKARLGDIEGTVDMVDIFRRSEAVPPVVDEALETFPKLQTIWMQIGVSHDAAAAKAEARGVTVIQNRCPKIEYQRLFGELRMGGFATGRISSKL, from the coding sequence ATGACCTATTCCGATGAACTGCTCCGAAGCATTCTGACCCGGACGCGCCGGATCGCCGTCGTCGGGGTGTCGATGAACCCCGTACGGCCCAGCTATTATGTCGCGCGATACCTCGCACTCAAGGGGTTTGAGGTGGTGCCCGTGAACCCCGGCCATGCGGGAGAGCGTCTTTTCGGGCAGGACGTCAAGGCGCGACTTGGCGACATCGAGGGAACGGTGGACATGGTCGACATCTTCCGCCGTTCGGAGGCCGTGCCCCCCGTCGTGGACGAAGCGCTCGAGACATTCCCGAAGCTGCAGACGATCTGGATGCAGATCGGCGTGTCCCATGACGCCGCCGCGGCCAAGGCCGAGGCCCGGGGGGTAACGGTCATCCAGAACCGCTGTCCGAAGATCGAATACCAGCGGCTTTTCGGAGAGCTGAGAATGGGCGGCTTCGCGACGGGACGGATATCGTCCAAGCTTTAG
- the hisB gene encoding imidazoleglycerol-phosphate dehydratase HisB codes for MRSHSITRATAETEIAVSVDLDGSGQYDNETGVGFFDHMLDQLARHSLVDITVRAKGDLHVDDHHTVEDTGIALGQAIAAALGDKRGIVRYGSCLLPMDDALVRAALDLSARPFLVWNVAFPTPKIGTFDTELVREFFQALATHGGITLHVDALHGLNSHHIAEAAFKAVARALRQAVETDPRKAGEIPSTKGAL; via the coding sequence ATGCGCAGCCATTCGATCACCCGCGCCACGGCGGAGACGGAAATCGCCGTCAGCGTCGATCTCGACGGCAGCGGCCAGTACGACAACGAAACCGGCGTGGGCTTCTTCGACCACATGCTGGACCAGCTCGCCAGGCATTCGCTCGTCGACATCACGGTGCGCGCCAAGGGCGACCTGCACGTGGACGATCACCATACGGTCGAGGACACGGGAATCGCGCTGGGTCAGGCCATCGCGGCGGCACTTGGCGACAAACGGGGCATCGTTCGCTACGGGTCCTGCCTGCTGCCCATGGACGATGCGCTGGTGCGCGCGGCGCTCGACCTGTCGGCACGGCCCTTTCTGGTCTGGAACGTCGCCTTCCCGACGCCCAAGATCGGTACGTTCGACACGGAGCTTGTACGCGAATTCTTCCAGGCGCTGGCGACACATGGGGGGATCACCCTGCATGTGGACGCGCTGCACGGCCTCAACAGCCACCATATCGCCGAGGCCGCCTTCAAGGCGGTCGCGCGCGCCCTGCGGCAGGCGGTCGAGACCGATCCGCGCAAGGCAGGCGAGATCCCGTCGACCAAGGGCGCGCTCTAG
- the hisF gene encoding imidazole glycerol phosphate synthase subunit HisF produces the protein MLKTRIIPCLDVADGRVVKGVNFVDLRDAGDPVDAAMAYDAAGADELCFLDIHATHENRGTMFDLVTRTAEHCYIPLTVGGGVRTSADVRALLLAGADKVSFNSAAVANPDVVSEAADQFGSQCIVVAIDAKTVAPGKWEIFTHGGRRPTGIDAVEFARNVAAKGAGEILLTSMDRDGTRAGFNLPLTRAISDAVSVPVIASGGVGTLDHLVEGVTEGGASAVLAASIFHFGEFSIAEAKDHMAAAGIPVRLT, from the coding sequence ATGCTGAAGACCCGCATCATTCCCTGCCTCGACGTGGCCGACGGCCGCGTGGTGAAAGGCGTGAACTTCGTCGACCTGCGCGATGCGGGCGATCCGGTGGATGCGGCAATGGCCTATGATGCCGCCGGGGCCGACGAGCTTTGCTTTCTCGACATCCATGCCACGCACGAGAACCGTGGCACGATGTTCGACCTTGTGACCCGCACCGCCGAGCATTGCTACATTCCGCTGACCGTGGGCGGCGGCGTGCGCACCAGCGCGGATGTACGCGCGCTTCTGCTGGCGGGCGCGGACAAGGTGTCCTTCAACTCCGCCGCCGTGGCCAACCCGGACGTGGTGTCCGAGGCCGCCGACCAGTTCGGCAGCCAGTGCATCGTCGTGGCAATCGACGCCAAGACCGTCGCGCCCGGAAAGTGGGAGATATTCACCCACGGGGGCCGCCGACCGACCGGCATCGACGCGGTGGAATTTGCCAGAAACGTCGCGGCGAAGGGGGCAGGGGAGATCCTGCTGACCTCGATGGACCGGGACGGGACGCGCGCGGGCTTCAACCTGCCGCTTACGCGCGCCATCTCCGATGCGGTGAGCGTTCCTGTCATCGCCTCGGGCGGCGTTGGGACGCTGGACCACCTTGTCGAGGGCGTGACCGAAGGCGGCGCCTCTGCCGTGCTGGCCGCCTCGATCTTCCATTTCGGCGAGTTCTCCATCGCCGAGGCCAAGGACCATATGGCTGCCGCCGGTATCCCCGTGAGGCTTACATGA
- a CDS encoding ExbD/TolR family protein: MLLPTPARSRRRPSLTPMIDVVFLLLVFFMLASRFGVEAMIPLPLAASGGEDYKGPPRLVDISPGSAALNGQPVEDLPAALGPLMTRRDDIVILRGRDGADLQRVVAVSQELRRAGFTALVLVE, encoded by the coding sequence ATGCTTCTGCCGACCCCTGCCCGCAGCAGGCGCAGACCCAGCCTGACCCCCATGATCGACGTGGTGTTCCTGCTCCTCGTCTTCTTCATGCTGGCGTCGAGGTTCGGAGTCGAGGCGATGATCCCGCTGCCGCTCGCCGCATCCGGTGGCGAAGACTACAAAGGTCCGCCGCGGCTTGTGGACATCTCGCCGGGCTCGGCTGCGCTGAACGGCCAGCCCGTCGAGGATCTGCCCGCCGCGCTCGGGCCGCTGATGACGCGCCGGGACGATATCGTGATCCTGCGCGGCCGGGACGGCGCAGACCTGCAGCGCGTGGTCGCCGTCAGCCAGGAGTTGCGCCGGGCGGGTTTCACCGCGCTTGTTCTGGTGGAGTAG
- a CDS encoding energy transducer TonB, giving the protein MKRLVEVAAFAAASVLVHVVLFARMPDEGLDAGGAGGTAALSLQAADATVVEMVRTWDRPPAEVQTAVAQLPAPSGPPAPAPVPELPGFDLVQAPQAARHVSVPPPDTLPPVPDTASPPPLASPPDTLVAQPPADPAPPQQPEPSPDVAPEASPRPSVRPQAMPPKEVAEPARKAQQNSPARAAQRAAGSGGENAAGQSNRTQAATASKGQQAKAQQVWGAKIRSRIERAKRYPRGTDASGQASLVISIARGGQLLGVRIRQSSGNARLDQAALDAVRRAGRFPPAPEQLPLDSYSFSIPILLKQ; this is encoded by the coding sequence ATGAAACGTCTGGTCGAAGTGGCGGCGTTTGCGGCCGCCTCCGTATTGGTCCATGTGGTGCTGTTTGCGCGCATGCCCGATGAGGGTCTCGACGCCGGCGGGGCGGGCGGAACGGCTGCCCTGTCGCTTCAGGCCGCCGACGCGACGGTCGTCGAGATGGTCCGGACCTGGGACCGCCCGCCGGCAGAAGTACAGACGGCGGTTGCGCAACTGCCTGCCCCCTCCGGGCCACCGGCCCCTGCCCCTGTTCCCGAATTGCCCGGGTTCGACCTGGTTCAAGCGCCGCAAGCGGCGAGGCACGTCTCTGTGCCGCCGCCGGACACACTCCCGCCGGTGCCGGATACCGCCTCCCCTCCTCCGCTCGCGAGCCCGCCCGACACCCTTGTTGCACAGCCGCCTGCGGATCCCGCTCCGCCGCAGCAGCCTGAACCTTCGCCGGACGTCGCGCCCGAGGCGTCGCCGCGCCCGTCCGTGCGTCCGCAAGCGATGCCGCCCAAGGAGGTCGCCGAACCCGCGCGCAAGGCTCAACAGAATTCCCCGGCGCGCGCGGCACAGCGCGCCGCCGGATCCGGCGGCGAGAACGCGGCGGGACAGTCGAACAGGACACAGGCGGCGACGGCATCGAAAGGCCAGCAGGCCAAGGCGCAACAGGTCTGGGGCGCGAAGATCCGGTCCCGCATCGAGCGCGCCAAGCGCTACCCGCGCGGCACCGATGCGTCCGGTCAGGCCAGTCTCGTGATATCGATCGCACGCGGCGGACAGCTGCTTGGGGTCAGGATCCGGCAATCTTCCGGCAACGCGCGTCTCGACCAGGCAGCCCTGGATGCAGTACGCCGTGCCGGCCGGTTTCCACCTGCGCCAGAGCAGCTACCCTTGGACTCATACAGTTTCTCGATCCCGATTCTGCTGAAACAGTAG